One Nitrosopumilus piranensis genomic region harbors:
- the fldA gene encoding flavodoxin FldA, producing the protein MAIGIYFGSQTGKTEMVCAKIKSELGDAVTDPKDVSEIGGDPSQFTEMDGLICAIPTWNTGEEENRSGTAWDDLLEKIGKLDLKGKPVAICGLGDAAGYADNFVDAMEELHRYFEKAGAKMVGHVGTNGYTFTGSKSIINGKFCGLPVDEDSESEHTDERITKWCSQLKSEMGL; encoded by the coding sequence ATGGCAATTGGAATTTACTTTGGCTCACAAACCGGCAAGACTGAGATGGTATGCGCCAAGATAAAAAGTGAGTTAGGTGACGCAGTTACAGATCCTAAAGATGTTTCTGAGATTGGAGGAGATCCAAGTCAATTTACAGAAATGGACGGTCTCATTTGTGCTATCCCTACATGGAATACAGGCGAGGAGGAAAATAGATCAGGTACTGCATGGGACGACCTATTAGAAAAAATTGGCAAGTTAGACCTCAAGGGAAAACCCGTTGCAATATGTGGCCTAGGTGATGCTGCAGGTTATGCTGACAATTTTGTTGATGCAATGGAGGAATTACACAGATATTTTGAAAAAGCAGGGGCAAAAATGGTCGGACATGTAGGTACAAATGGTTATACTTTCACAGGTTCAAAGAGCATCATTAATGGAAAGTTTTGTGGACTGCCAGTTGATGAAGACAGTGAATCAGAACATACAGATGAAAGAATCACAAAATGGTGTTCCCAACTAAAATCGGAAATGGGTTTGTAA
- a CDS encoding proteinase inhibitor — MNKTTLVGIGIAAIAITVFVLALTNSNLRENKDTYFGFIDTKPEPVPPVTQQDLRVMIDEWMENPQDDDREQRLEIMKAYYTFQESGQKLSDDRDGRVMYNQIVKMVSLDIPKAELDQIKQNIRDELKELGFKIQN, encoded by the coding sequence GTGAACAAAACAACACTTGTGGGAATTGGAATTGCAGCAATTGCCATTACTGTATTTGTACTTGCATTGACTAATTCTAATCTTAGAGAAAACAAAGATACCTACTTTGGGTTTATTGATACAAAACCAGAACCTGTCCCACCTGTAACTCAGCAAGACTTGAGAGTAATGATTGATGAATGGATGGAAAATCCTCAAGACGATGATAGAGAGCAAAGATTAGAAATTATGAAAGCATATTATACATTTCAAGAGTCTGGGCAAAAACTATCTGATGATCGGGATGGTCGTGTTATGTATAATCAAATTGTAAAAATGGTTAGCCTTGATATCCCAAAGGCAGAACTGGATCAAATTAAGCAAAATATTCGAGACGAACTAAAAGAACTCGGGTTTAAAATTCAAAATTAA
- a CDS encoding PEFG-CTERM sorting domain-containing protein, whose protein sequence is MKLLMVFTLMIFLLFPIYDAYSESQYDINIPSGSSDKNAPFHWSSEKDGDATGFIEIIVGDTIFWKNADSVSHTITSGNPQTGPDGIFDSTIEPGKFFQRTFSEIGEFEYYCTIHPWRTGMVSVVSGYRTLSNVGMDAGDGTTFFDVEYKFNRLINNVSVVEESKSIVFELKGNTFSDDNSLMLLLPSGLINGINSVTIDGVSSETFSQEFENDMIILEINDIPPNSKIIVVDGTTIVPEFGEIVLVILTISVFSLVVLSRKQNIGSMLRYN, encoded by the coding sequence TTGAAATTACTCATGGTTTTTACTTTGATGATATTTTTACTATTTCCAATCTATGATGCATATTCTGAATCACAATATGATATTAACATCCCATCTGGTTCATCTGATAAAAATGCCCCCTTTCATTGGTCAAGTGAAAAAGATGGTGATGCAACTGGATTTATTGAAATTATTGTAGGTGACACTATATTTTGGAAAAATGCGGACTCTGTTTCTCATACTATAACTTCGGGAAACCCTCAAACTGGACCTGATGGAATTTTTGATAGCACTATTGAACCTGGCAAATTTTTCCAAAGAACATTTTCTGAAATCGGTGAATTTGAATATTATTGTACAATTCATCCATGGCGAACTGGTATGGTTAGCGTAGTTAGCGGCTATAGAACTTTATCAAATGTTGGAATGGATGCTGGAGATGGAACAACATTTTTTGATGTAGAATACAAATTCAATCGACTGATTAATAATGTGAGCGTTGTCGAAGAATCCAAATCCATTGTATTTGAATTAAAAGGTAATACTTTCAGCGATGATAACTCCTTGATGCTATTACTGCCATCTGGTTTGATTAATGGTATTAATTCAGTTACAATTGATGGTGTATCTTCTGAAACATTTTCTCAAGAATTTGAAAATGATATGATTATTTTGGAAATAAATGATATACCTCCTAACTCTAAAATTATTGTTGTGGACGGAACAACAATTGTTCCTGAATTTGGCGAAATAGTTTTAGTGATTTTAACGATATCTGTATTTTCTTTAGTTGTATTATCACGAAAGCAAAATATTGGAAGCATGTTACGATATAATTGA
- a CDS encoding arginine--tRNA ligase, translating to MTFKSIIDEVENNLNKILDDFSIDDVKFSVEPAKPGFGDVSSNVSFLLAKQLKKSPKEISQMLSEKYSQCTSTLVSKSESHPSGYLNFYADWEKLNQLILSESHLPEFGDVNIGKNSTIVVEHTSVNPNKALHIGHIRNIIIGDTVSRILKKANYKVNVLNYVDDSGLQVADIIVGFKHFGFDIEPPNGKKFDHYCGDDVYVKTTEKYDQDPSLEEIRKNILKELEDGDSETAQFADKITRRVLSNQLETCWNLAVYYDCLNFESQIIRSGLWNGIFEKLQKMNLIEFENGGKNAGCWVIRGKGKEEDKVIVRSNGTATYIAKDIPYAAWKLGLLDDPFNYEKYEKAQPNFRILWQTTLYGSDSKPQNFSGDKVITVIDSRQARLQKIITSLMGKFKSVPDAYVHLGYESVTLSSDTAKVLGLETDGKQTQMSGRKGLYVNADSVYDLLKEKTIEETKKRHPEMDDVEINSIAHSVSVATLRYEMIKQDLDKIITFDLTKSLSLEGDTAPYIQYTHARASRILEKSGRTPSIDVDFSLLKEYSEIDLVKTIGLFNLQVRDAVNNLSPKVISRYCHDLAVAFNSFYEKSKVLDLGDEQLENSRLCLVNSFKITIEKALDLLGITAPDKM from the coding sequence ATGACTTTCAAATCTATAATTGATGAAGTTGAAAATAATCTTAACAAGATTTTAGATGACTTTTCAATTGATGATGTAAAATTTTCTGTAGAACCTGCAAAACCTGGATTTGGTGATGTCAGTTCTAATGTCTCTTTCTTACTTGCAAAACAACTCAAGAAAAGTCCAAAAGAAATTTCTCAAATGCTGTCTGAAAAATATTCTCAATGTACTAGTACATTAGTTTCAAAATCTGAATCTCATCCCTCTGGATATCTGAATTTTTATGCTGATTGGGAAAAATTAAACCAACTAATTTTATCTGAATCTCATCTTCCAGAATTTGGTGATGTAAATATTGGAAAAAACTCTACAATTGTAGTTGAACATACAAGTGTCAATCCCAACAAAGCATTACACATTGGCCATATACGCAATATCATAATTGGTGATACTGTATCTAGAATTTTGAAAAAAGCAAACTACAAAGTTAATGTTCTAAATTATGTTGATGACTCTGGACTTCAAGTTGCTGACATTATTGTTGGTTTCAAACATTTTGGGTTTGATATAGAACCTCCAAACGGAAAGAAGTTTGATCATTATTGTGGGGATGATGTTTATGTAAAGACCACTGAAAAATATGACCAAGATCCTAGTCTTGAAGAAATTAGAAAAAACATTCTCAAAGAGTTAGAAGATGGAGATTCTGAGACTGCACAGTTTGCAGATAAGATCACTCGTCGTGTGTTGTCAAACCAGCTTGAAACCTGCTGGAATCTTGCGGTATACTATGACTGTCTGAATTTTGAGTCACAAATAATCCGTTCAGGATTGTGGAATGGTATCTTTGAGAAATTACAGAAGATGAACCTAATAGAATTTGAAAATGGGGGGAAAAATGCTGGATGCTGGGTTATTCGCGGTAAAGGTAAGGAAGAAGATAAAGTGATTGTTAGAAGTAATGGTACTGCAACCTATATTGCAAAAGATATTCCATATGCTGCCTGGAAATTGGGATTACTTGATGATCCATTCAATTATGAAAAATATGAGAAAGCGCAACCAAATTTCCGTATTTTGTGGCAAACCACATTATATGGCAGTGATTCAAAACCTCAAAACTTTTCTGGTGACAAAGTAATTACGGTAATTGATTCAAGACAGGCAAGATTACAAAAAATCATCACATCTCTTATGGGAAAATTCAAATCAGTTCCTGATGCATATGTTCATCTTGGCTATGAATCAGTTACATTGAGTTCTGACACTGCCAAAGTTCTTGGTTTGGAGACTGACGGAAAGCAAACACAAATGTCTGGTAGAAAAGGACTGTATGTTAATGCAGATTCTGTTTATGATCTATTAAAAGAAAAAACAATTGAAGAGACAAAAAAGAGACATCCTGAAATGGATGATGTTGAAATTAATTCGATTGCCCATTCGGTATCTGTTGCAACATTACGTTACGAAATGATAAAACAAGATTTAGACAAAATTATTACATTTGATTTAACAAAATCTCTTAGCTTAGAAGGTGACACTGCACCATACATCCAATATACTCATGCTCGAGCATCAAGGATTTTAGAAAAGTCAGGCCGTACACCCTCTATTGATGTTGATTTTTCTTTACTAAAAGAATACTCTGAAATTGATTTAGTAAAAACAATTGGTCTTTTTAATTTACAAGTTCGTGATGCTGTAAATAATTTATCTCCAAAAGTAATTTCCAGGTATTGTCATGATTTGGCAGTAGCATTCAACTCTTTTTATGAAAAATCTAAAGTACTTGATTTAGGAGATGAACAACTGGAAAATTCACGACTGTGTTTAGTAAACTCATTTAAGATTACAATAGAAAAGGCATTAGACCTTCTTGGAATAACTGCTCCTGATAAAATGTAA
- a CDS encoding phosphoglycolate phosphatase: MRSKYYSVQKIIDVIKRTFAVDIDGTITENGGGRIHLDALDALRRLTNMGHDVIFVTGRSSVEGFLLSVFGGMTKVAVGENGGCITLDSNDHVLLGNIDECKNALDVLKNNLDNVEEKYVFPRMTEVVLQRTFDLDLARDILSEHNLDVKLSDSQYAYHINSSGIDKGTGFQEIMKRFAISKDDVIAIGDSATDVPLFKVAKTSVALGNASDDVKSEATITVSAHAGDGVLEALDKLAPRLSEI, from the coding sequence ATGCGTAGCAAATATTATTCAGTACAAAAAATCATTGATGTGATAAAAAGAACTTTTGCAGTAGACATTGATGGAACTATAACTGAAAATGGAGGTGGTAGGATTCACTTAGATGCCCTAGATGCATTAAGACGTCTTACCAACATGGGTCATGATGTAATTTTTGTTACCGGACGATCGTCTGTTGAAGGGTTTTTGCTCTCAGTTTTTGGTGGAATGACCAAAGTTGCTGTGGGTGAAAATGGTGGATGTATCACTCTTGATTCAAACGATCACGTTTTGCTGGGCAATATTGATGAGTGCAAAAATGCACTAGATGTTCTAAAAAATAATTTAGATAATGTAGAAGAAAAATACGTTTTTCCTAGAATGACTGAAGTCGTTTTACAAAGGACATTTGATCTAGATCTGGCTAGGGATATACTATCTGAACATAATCTGGATGTAAAATTGTCTGATAGTCAGTATGCCTACCACATCAACTCTTCTGGAATTGACAAGGGTACTGGATTTCAAGAAATTATGAAAAGATTCGCCATCTCCAAAGACGATGTCATTGCAATTGGTGATAGTGCAACTGACGTTCCATTGTTCAAGGTAGCAAAAACAAGTGTTGCTTTGGGTAATGCGTCAGATGATGTCAAATCTGAGGCCACAATTACTGTATCTGCACATGCTGGCGATGGTGTCCTTGAAGCATTAGATAAATTAGCACCTAGATTATCTGAAATATAG
- a CDS encoding DUF504 domain-containing protein, with the protein MVKKGAIEEIFSKAKFADESKSYKIFYRNFEKTVETTLPEFLIQSDNLQTIPISRIKKIKKNNTVLFEKKIARGE; encoded by the coding sequence GTGGTAAAAAAAGGAGCAATAGAGGAGATTTTCAGTAAAGCAAAATTTGCAGATGAATCAAAATCATACAAAATTTTCTATAGAAATTTTGAAAAAACTGTTGAAACCACATTGCCAGAATTTTTAATTCAGTCAGACAACTTGCAAACCATACCAATAAGCAGAATAAAGAAAATTAAAAAAAATAATACGGTTTTATTTGAAAAGAAAATAGCAAGAGGTGAATAG
- a CDS encoding OBG GTPase family GTP-binding protein, giving the protein MGIPEKIKAIQDEMAKTQINKATEHHLGLLKAKIAKLKREQEESVAKKSGMKSDGFDVRRTGDATVVFIGLPSVGKSTLLNKLTGAKSAVGAFQFTTLTVVPGMMEYRGAKIQVLDLPGIIKGASTGKGLGKRILSVARTADLVLLVLDVFQPYHEDVLINELGNIGIRLNQLPPNITIEKASMGGIAIAQQVKLTKITEKHLKDILHLYGIVSARVVVREDITSEQLADHIAGNISYSKALTILNKIDLVDKKFLKDLKTKIKSDVIEVSANSDINIELLKEKIYEKLKFIRIYMRPKGGETDFKEPLIAREGDSVEDICNKLHRRMKREFRYGLVWGKSVKFGGQRVGLNHILQDEDVLTIIKTRGT; this is encoded by the coding sequence TTGGGAATTCCTGAAAAAATTAAAGCCATTCAAGATGAAATGGCAAAAACGCAGATCAACAAAGCAACAGAGCACCATCTAGGATTACTAAAAGCAAAGATTGCAAAACTCAAGCGAGAGCAAGAAGAAAGTGTTGCAAAAAAATCTGGAATGAAGTCAGATGGATTTGATGTTAGACGAACAGGGGATGCAACAGTGGTGTTTATTGGATTGCCAAGTGTTGGAAAATCTACACTACTTAACAAATTAACTGGAGCAAAATCAGCTGTCGGGGCATTTCAATTTACAACACTAACAGTGGTTCCAGGAATGATGGAGTATAGAGGAGCAAAAATCCAAGTACTAGATCTTCCAGGAATCATAAAAGGAGCATCAACAGGTAAGGGACTTGGAAAGAGAATCCTCTCAGTGGCAAGAACTGCAGATCTTGTCTTACTAGTTCTAGATGTCTTTCAGCCATATCACGAAGATGTACTAATTAATGAATTAGGAAACATTGGAATTAGATTAAACCAACTTCCTCCAAACATAACAATTGAGAAGGCATCGATGGGAGGAATTGCAATTGCCCAACAAGTTAAACTTACAAAAATTACAGAAAAACATCTAAAAGACATTTTACATCTTTATGGAATTGTTAGCGCCCGTGTTGTTGTCAGAGAAGACATAACATCTGAGCAATTGGCAGATCACATTGCAGGAAATATTAGTTATTCAAAAGCACTTACAATTTTAAATAAAATCGATCTAGTTGACAAGAAGTTTTTGAAGGACTTGAAAACAAAAATAAAATCAGATGTAATTGAAGTGTCTGCAAATTCAGACATAAACATAGAATTACTAAAGGAGAAAATTTACGAGAAATTAAAATTCATTAGAATATACATGCGTCCAAAGGGTGGCGAGACAGATTTCAAAGAACCATTAATTGCAAGAGAAGGAGATTCAGTTGAAGATATTTGTAACAAGTTGCATAGAAGAATGAAAAGGGAGTTCAGATACGGATTGGTGTGGGGTAAAAGTGTAAAGTTTGGAGGACAGAGAGTAGGATTAAATCATATTTTACAAGATGAAGATGTATTAACAATTATCAAAACTCGTGGAACATAA